Part of the Lutra lutra chromosome 4, mLutLut1.2, whole genome shotgun sequence genome is shown below.
GACAGGACTGGTGGGTCTCGTGTCAGTGAGGCCCGAAGGCTGGGCTCGGTCGCGGTCGGCCTCAAGCAATCCTAGTGGGCAGCGGGCCTGCTGGCCCAGGCCTGAAACCCTGGTACCTTTTGAGCCTTAAGCCCTTGTCAGGGTACCAGTTTTTCATTGTGTCTCTTGCCATCCTAGTTTTCACGTTGCTCTCAGAATTTCAATATTGCCGCAGGCCCCCGAGATATTCCCTTCTTCACGAACCTTTCTCAAGTCCCCAGCTCTGGTGGACTTCTCCCTCTTGTGTCCCAATTTTATGCTTCCTCTGGCAAGACGTAtcatgtgtctgtgtttgtatcacatacatgtatgtgtatcaCTTTTTGTATATCTGTCACCTTTATACCACACCTGGCACATTCTAAATTGTTGTTAATGAATACTACATAAGTGATGGGATTTTGGTTACTGTTGGAAGGATCTTAGATTATTTAATTGCAGGAATATGATGTGTATTTTCTAATTCCTCTGTAGTAATCGCGAATTTCCTACTGTgctcatgtttgtttgttttaggtagGAGTACCATTGGTGTTTGTAAGCATTGTTGTCTCTGAGTAGTTTATGGAAGCTAGACACTGAAGGAGGATATACATTTCAGTGGAGAGATACAAgttgagcaaaggaaagaaaggaatatgCAAAGTATCTTTGGAGAGCAGTTAGTAGACTGGGATGGGTGTGTACAGAGAGGCGGCAGGTTATGTTTGACATATTTATCTTCGGTTTGAGGTTCCAGCAGTAATATACCAGGACAAACCACCCTGCCCCTAATGCATTGTTAGAGTCAAAGTTTTTAATATTGGGAAGGTTCATCACATAGCACAAGGCCTAGACTTGAATGCACTTGCCTTAAGCCAGGGGTTGGCAGTCTTTCTGAATGGACcagatgtttgttaaataaataaataaatattgggcTTTGTGGACCACAGTTGTAGCAGGGAGGtagccacagacaatacataatCAAATGGACATAGCTGTGTTTTACTACAACTTTACTTAGAGACAGGTGCCTGACTAATTTGGTCCATTGGTATAGTTTGTCAGTTTATGGTCTAACCAAATAGACCTAGGGACTATAGCAGTACTCTAGTCCTGAACTATTCAGTACTGCATGATGTTTATTTATACATGAGAAGTCATATCACATAATTTTAACTCTGGATCTAGTCTTACCGGCTTTGAATCCTGTCAATTCTTGATTAATGACAGTGTGACATTGGGCAAATTAACCTCTTTGCatcagttttatttgtaaaatggggataatagtacaCCCCACAAAATGTGCAGAGTAAATTAGTTAAAGCGTATAAAATGTTCACATAGTGGTTATACACATAAGCTCAacaaatcttaatattttttaaaattttcctcataTGCATTGTTAAAGCAGATTTAAGACATGTTTTTAAGGTAGGATTTACGGACTCAGTGCGTGTGTAGCTACAGAGCAAAGAAAGTATGTAAAGTTTCAAGACAAGAGCCATTCACATAAAGGTGATATGGAAGTTGTGAAGATAATTTAAGGTAGGAAGTTAGGATTAAGGACTCATTTTGAAGAAGTGTACATAGGAGAGAAAGTGAGGCAAGTGAAAAGGAgtgaaaaaggagaaagcaaacagGAGTCCAACCTAAAGCAGAATGATAGGAACCAGAATGGTAAAGTAGTATGTCAACTAGCAGGATGGATGGTGATAGTTAACATTGTCAGATGCTGCAAAGAGCTGAGAAAGCGATTGTGTTGATAGTATTAACAAATTCAGCAGCAGAAATTAATGTGGTACTTCCTGTGGGCCAGGTATTACAGATAAAAGAATTAGATACATACTCTGCACTCAAACAGCAGAAAACCTAGTAGTGACGAAAGACATGGAAATAATTTAATACATGCAGGAACTTTAAAAACAATCAGCAATAAAATGGAGTTTCTTAGACTAAATTAGTATCTTTACTATAAAAACTTAAGTTGATTTATAGTTCATAAATGTGGGCAACTTAATTgagctccttttctttttttacctagACAATGGCTAAGAACAAACTAAGAGGGCAGAAGTCCAGGAATGTATTCCATATAGCCAGCCAAAAAAACTTTAagtctaaaaacaaagcaaaaccagtTACCACTAACCTTAAGAAGGTAAGTATTAGCTAAGCACTCTGACTTTATTGTTTACAAGCAAAGCATAGTTGTAAAGCCACTGGAAAACTGAATGCTATTATTTAAAACAGGTTCTTAGCCTTTCTCACAAAGGAAAGatgattttaaacatttatttttaaaaaagtgaaaaaaaattacctccctTTCTTGATGTggatgtatgaaaaaaaaaagtcactttaatTGCAAATGCATGAGGCTCCAAAGAACAGtttctgatttgtttgttttttttttttaaacagtttctggttgtttttttttttaaacagtttctggtttgtttgtttttttaagattatcaaaataagttttaaaagctTTATCAGAGCATAGAAATTATCAAAACCATGGTATGGGAAACAGTTCTTCTCTCTGAACTCAAATATATTCAAGAACCTCTTAACAGAAGCAAGACAGAAAATGCTGGTCAacactcattctttttctcctcagtGATTCTTACCTCCCTGAAGATATCTACAACtcaaacaaaaacctataaaataagatattttctttcttaaaatgcaaaatttgaaaagaaatttttcttttttgtgttttgttttattttgttttttttaaatatttgggaaatgGGAAATTTCATTGAGATTCAAtagattctttaagaaaattcttcaaagaaatgttttcaagtttAAGTAGTAGGTGGAGTCAGCTCTCTAGGCCCTAGTAGTTGTCATAATAGTGATAGAAATGTAACATTTCATCTTTCAGTTTTCATGAACTATCTAAATTACGCTTTTTGATCAAGCATTTTTATGACTTAGTAaatgctataaagaaaataaagctaggTGATATGATACAGGTTGACACTGAAGCCAAGATCCAGATGATAAGGACCAAGTAATCTAAAGTTCTGTTAAGTGTTGGGAGCAGCATATTCTaggcagagaaaagcaaatacaaagaTCCCAAGCTAAGGGAAAACTTGGTGTATTTGACAGGAGATCATTTTGTTTGAATAGAAGTACTAGAAGCTTTATGTATGCCAATGGAGAAATCTAAGAGAGGGAAATCTGGATAGGCAGGCTGGTTGGAGAAATAATCTAATAGTTTTCACAGAAAATGGCCTAACTTCCTAAGTGGAGGTGGTAAGATTGCCAGGTACTATATAAATTGTAAATTAAAGTTTGTGGTCATGAACTTAAAGTGAAGCCAGCCAGTCAGTCACAATTTCCTCAGTTTTAGGCTCAGAAAAAGCTGTCAGTTGAATTTAACTAGGTTGCCAAGCAGGTTTAattaagggagagaagagaaggaaagttaAGAGAGTATAAAGAGGGGATTGATCAAATGCTCATGGAATCTCTGGTGGCTACAGGAAAAAGgatatgaaaatgtgaaaaatagtgACATTGGTGGGAGACAGTTTCAGTAAGACTCAAGAATTGTTAATGTTAGCAAACTAAGTGAACTAGAGAAACAGGATATGGTGCAGTTACAAGTAATGATGCAGCCAGAAGTAATCCATGTGAGTGGATGGCTGAGGTAGGTAGTGAAAAAGAACCCTAAAATTGAAGAGCTGAGTTTTAAAGGAGAAATGGTTTGGGAACAGCAGCGAAGAACAAGAATATGACCCCTCCTCTTAGATTTAAGGGAGGAGTGCTGCAAAGGAAAATGTCCTCAGGAGACCGGAAGGGACTTCAATAAAGCAAGAAGGTCAAGGAAGGATTCAGAGGTGGAATGTTCAAGGAGAGTAAGTCATTTGATCTGATTGGGTTTCTCGTTTTACAATGAGAGATGATGGTACCATAGCCTAGAAGGACTGTGGGCATGTATTTTAGTGTGCCTATACGAATTCTACATATGAGGTATGACcacataattcttatttttaaaaacacaacctTTTGTCtaaaatttctcaataaaaccaTGAGAATTTTTGTGTGAATTTTCCCCACAAATGAGTAGGATTGTTGAATTTTTAGGTTTAACGAGGTTAAAGTAAAGTTggatatattttatcattaatggTTATAAGATTGTAAATtaatgccttttttcttttttaaaagataaacattgTGAATAATGAAAAAGTTACCAGAGTGAATAAAGCTTTTGTAGATATACAAAAGGAACTTGCACATTTCTCAAAAGGCCTTTCCCTTGAACCTTTGCAGAAACAGCTGGTGAGTAGAAATCAGTTCCTTTTGTTATTGTTAATAAGTTAAACTCCCAACTTTTTAAAGCCAGTAAGTTGAATGCAGTTTTTAGTATTTGGCTCTCTGCTATTCTTGGCCTTGTAGTATACACAGCATATTGAGTCATATTCAGACTAAAACATTGAGTCTGAATTTATTGTTTTACTTCCTATGACTAGAAGAAATTAAGTCAGATAATAATTATATACAAGTCATTTTTGTTCACTACTgttatctacattttaaaatacaatatttttttcccttcagattcCTCAGCAGTGTCATGAAAACGAACCAGTTAATGTTGATGAAGCGACAAGATTAATGGCTCAGTTATAATACACTGGAGATACATCAAATACCCCAAAAAGAccaataaattaaatgttttatacagttttatttttaaaaatcttgttaatGTACAGGCATtggcacatttttaaaacaaactacaTAAAAGAGATCTTTCCTATAATCTAGGAAAGTGGAATGTCAGAAGTCAACAAAATGTGATAAACTTAAAGTGCTAAAACAGAAGGCACTTCACAAAATCTGTTCACTGAAACAGTTAATATAATCCTACTTTACATCCTTCACTTTATAAGTGGCAGTGAATGTGTGTTGGGATTGGAGGACACACAAAAATACGGACAGTTTCGTGGCagtaaaaaaatacaagacaaaCAAGTGATGAGCCTTTGGccaactttttttgttttcaatggCCTTAAGTCTATTTTAACTTTCCTCTCATAAGAGGAAAACGAGAAGGATTCAGAATTGGAAGAAAAGCTGAAATCCCAGAATCTAATTACATGAGGATGGAAGGGATTTTTGGGTATTAAATCACCTTTTCCCCTGAAAAAAGCCTTTGTTTTTGTGGTTGAAAGAGCCCTTTGTTTTTATGGTTGAAGTTTTgtgaagtaaaaaagaaagtattagagAACACTTCAGAATCAGTGAACTAAAAAGATGttacattcattattttaaatacttaggtTATTAAGAAGTCTAAAATGTTACAGTTAGAGGTAGATAACAGTCCCAGGTTTCCATGGAATCTAATAATTTAGTATCTGGACATCAAACAGATCACAGACTCCTTCATTATCATCTAAATTAAAGTTGTAGTCATCTGCGGGGGTAGGAGAAAGCCGTAAGAGAGGAAACACTGCAAGCAAAACAAATTCAGTGTTAAACACGGTTTTTACATATGGCTAATTATGTCTAACAAAATACTCTCAAGTACATCTATCCAAATTAAATTACATATAAGAATATTTTACAGTATATAATagaaaaagtaataatgaaattAATGACTTGTATCTAGTGTGTATTTTGAAAGATTCtcatttaaagataatttatgcATGGGTATGCATAGTATAGCATGAGAAAATTTGTATTGGTTGAACTTGTCACACTAAAATATGTGCTTTAAAAACATTGGTcagggtgtctaggtggctcagtggttaagcatctgccttcagctcaggtcatgattctagggtcctgggatccagccctgcctcgggctccctgttcatcactggggagtctgcttctccccctctctttgcctctccccccattcatgctcattctctctctcaaataaataaaatctttttttaaaaaaatcagtcaaacaCTGTCCTCTGATCTGCTAAATAAGTTACTACTTTGTAAACAGAAGTAGGAACTGGACTTAATAAATTTGCTGATGTTCTGTTCCTACAGAAATGTTTAATCTCAAATGGCTACTGTACCATTTGTTATTTAGCAGTTGCAACTTCCTAGGTTTGGCTATGTTTGTTAGGAATCAGGACTGAATCCAAGAACTTACAGAAAGGTGAAGCTAAAAGAGCTATTAaagtaattacaaaaaaaatttttgtatttttaggatttttaaaaaatttcagatttggggcacctgggtggctcagtgagttaaaggctctgccttcggctcaggtcatgatcccagagtcctgggatcgagccccgcatcggtctctctgctcatcagggagcctgcttcctcctctctctctgcctgcctctctgcctacctgtgatctctatctgtcaaataaataaataaaatatttaaaaaaaattatttcagattagGTGACAATTTGGCTAATGTTAGTCATAGTTCAGGTACTTCACATTGGTAGCTTGAAGTTAGCCCTAGTGGGGTATTTACAAAACTGGGTTTTGAGATTACCGATACAGTATTTTACTCTTCTTGGCCAAATTCTTCAGATATGTAAAGGGCTAGTGTGCTAACTGTAGAAATTTAGTCCGTGATGGTAATAAGTATTCCCTTTTGGGCCCTTTTTtctcaaaatgcagaaaaattaaaattctgaaggATGCCTACAATTTACTGTTAAGTGGGAGATCTTTCATAAATCATCATAGTAtgttaagcaattaaaaaatacaggttctgcatttcttttaaatcttagGCCACTTATAAGTTCTAGAAAAGCATTATTGATATGTAAAGTAGttagtaaaattttaaactacttaCCATCAGAAGACATTAACTCATCAATGATATCTCCACTAATAGTTCCTGCTGGAAACAGAAATGTGATAAAGTTTTGTTacatttctgtttatatattttaatagtaaaaGGCAGTTATATTTAAATGCAGGATATATATAACAGCAtatatttaaacaatttaaacaGCAGCTTGATTAacaaaacattgttaaaata
Proteins encoded:
- the RBIS gene encoding ribosomal biogenesis factor codes for the protein MAKNKLRGQKSRNVFHIASQKNFKSKNKAKPVTTNLKKINIVNNEKVTRVNKAFVDIQKELAHFSKGLSLEPLQKQLIPQQCHENEPVNVDEATRLMAQL